gatgtaaaaatatcgcaATTTGAaaggacacctaaactctctactatatttgtgcaaaaaaatgATCGATGTAGGCttgattagttcaggagttataaagaaaaacgttattaaaatcTGATGACAATATTTTCGAATTGGATTTCGAACTTGTGTTCGAACCATTTTTAatgatgtaaaaaaataaaaaaaacctattgacaatgcaatattatgttcgataatttgaaatttagtttGCAAATGCGAACTTAGAttcgataattttttaaagctgttaaaataGTCTTTAAATCATGAGGATGcctaaaagaaataataattttaaatccgaAATATTCCAGATTAATACCCGGAAATTTTTGTCTGGGAATTTAAGCAAgagaaaatcagttgataaaaatcaattaaataatcATAGCTGTAAATTCGGTTACCACAACCAAAactattttctctgtgtaagaAAAACCGAAGATTGTTTAtttcagagaccgaaaataacgggttcactttcatttcaatggtaaattctaaTTCGcaggcatttaaaaataattttttgtgatatatcactgagagagtgatttattcgagaacattttaggtttggggttgagagaaacagaaaagaaacaaacacatataatctggatgagtgatttataatttattgtttttgtaaaggtcagcttgtgacttttatttccgaacatgaaaaataaatcgtaaaaatgcattttatgcaaatcaacgcttaaatatataatatttatcaaatgattaataacaaattaaaaaaaaattctcatttctgttactcagacttcattacttcatatttatcatattctttccataatttgttaaaaactactaacaatatgttattgtatgtaaacaaaagagaaagtaacagttattaagaacaagagcaattgaattgtttatctcacatcaaaccattaaaaaacaactaaaacgaataaaggtcatatcaaaccatttaaataaaaataattttataactgttattttcagtgatttattttaatcacaaaaatataaatcacaatttgggctttttggtatatggacgagttattttcgatctctggtttatttaaaacagGAAAATTAACTATTCTAGTGGGTCAACTTAAtactaattgaaattttaagttcttGCATGAACAATTAAAATGCTTAacattcataatcaatttttaattttataaaaagtttataaaacagaatttccatacaaaatttattttataaacccgtattaaatttaaaaattgattatgaataaggccttaaaACTTTAAGGGCCAAAGTTCCAAAGTTccaagggtacctttttctattacttaatgttaacttttactatttcGAACTTataggcaagttgtaataatggccctaagaatattaatattttcaacaaacaatAGCAGTAATATTGGTTTCGTTCTATTTTGAAACGAATTACGCATTTTATCCAGATTTAAGTTATTGGGACTTATGTTGAatgattattttaaacattttactgttttttaatattaaacatttttggggAATTCTAGGgacaaaaaagattttttttattattttccggGAAGGGAAACAGTCCGTGAAATGTATTACTTCAAAGAAATTtcgagaaattttaaaatgataaaatcaCAAAACTAACTcgataaataaaaccaaaaaatatattacttaATTTTctcaatacatacatatatttcgtTGAATTAAAAATCCACATgctacatttataaaattattcccACCCATTTCCACactacatttggaaaattctcacatttataataataataattaagttTGCCCTCTTTTAAccaatgaattgaatgaaagtAAATTGTAACTAATTTTTGCAGCTTATGATGCTCTACGTAATAAAATAATGGAAGCTGAACGTATGTCATCTTTGGGTGGTAATCTCTGGCTATCGTCAGCCGAAGAGAAAGCCAACAGCATATTAATGAATGCCAAAAAGGAAGAGGTAACCTAATTGcaaacaattgaaataaattataccTAAATTACTTACTCTTACTGGGCCATAGATAACTGAGGGTTTCAAAGATCCCACCAAATATCCGCCAGCCATGCATTTCTTCCAGGGCAAACAGTATTTACGCCAAAGTGAGGTCTTTCGCATTATACAAAAAATGCCCAAGGGGGCTTTTTTACATGGCCACAACAAGGGTATGGTCAGTTCCAAATGGGTTATAGCCAAtctaacaaatttatataatttgtacACCTGCCGCGATGTCAGTGGTTTGCTGATATTCACCTACGATCAGAGCAAGTGCCATAGTGAGGTGCAAAATGTTTGTTTGGAACGTGTCAATGCAGAGGATAAGAGATTGtatgaaaaacaattggaaaagcatataaatatgtacagcATGCATCCGGAATGTGAGCTGGTTCTTACGACAGTAATTTAGAAAACAATTAGTGTTAATTAGTTTGGTTCATTTATCATTTTAGCTATGATCACTGATCGCAGAAAGATTTGGAAACGTTTTGAGAATATTTTTCAAACCGTTGACCAATTGTACAAATATCAACCGGCATTTTGTAATTATCATAAACGTTTGTTGGAGGAGTTGTGTGAGGACAATATAATTTATGCTGAAATAAGAGCATCTTTATCGCCGGTAAGtagaatgaaaataatttttaatatttttggaactTTGTAAGTTGTACAAAGTGATTAATAACTGCATTTAATACACTTACACGTCTTCtcttaaatttcaaaacagcGTAACTATTAGAATCCCTTATAGTTTTATACTCAACCCAACACATACCCAATAATGATTGTAGACCCCACAAAAGACGACATGTTTGTCAGTTATAAGgacacatatttttttaaattttttttttttaatttttaaattttttagaaaatgtataTTCAGTTTTACCGGATTTGTGTAcacaccatcaatatgtgacaatcaaatatttttctgataaatGGATTTTATTGAGTGTTGGGTCAGTTAttgaccgatcctcacaaaaattggtagaaagatttaggttcatataaaacttgtttatgtccaatttcgtcacgattttaattattataagacaactaACTGACCccacagacgttgtcctgtccaagttaaaaaaatgcttgtgttcgatttgtaaATTTGAGAGAAGCGGTttgaagttaaaaataaaaaaatacgttttgttgaatgataatttttattgatataggtttgggttatgtttgatgtacaatgaatcttatggtcatagaataaaatatacatagaagcgttactgagagacaaacaacctaagtctgttgtcaaaaacctaagttttcaatgtacatattttgagtttttatataaataatcgaattatgagtgatcacagatcgagctgcttttctagattaaacgcttattggccaagttattagcaaatttatatattttgagtttttatgtaaaaaatcgattttttgtcagaaatatgagtgatcacagatcgagctccttttcttgattaaacgcttattggccaagtcattagcaaatttagatattttgagtttttatataaaaaactgatttttggtcagaaatatgagtgatcacatttggccaagttattagcgaatttagatattgtgagtttttatgaaaaatcgatttttggtctcaaatatgagtgataacagatcgagctgcttttcttgattaaacgtttattagccaagttattagcgaatttagatattgtgagttttttatgaaaaatcgatttttggtctcaaatatgagtgataacagatcgagctgcttttcttgattaaacgcttattggccaagttattagcgaatttagatattgtgagttttttatgaaaaatcgatttttggtctcaaatatgagtgatcacagatcgagctccttttctttattaaacgcttattggccaagtttttttttttatattattataaaaaatcgattttttgtcagaaaaatgtgtgatcacagatcgagctccttttcttgattaaacgcttattggccaagttattagcgaatttagatattgtgagtttttatataaaaaattgattttttgtcagaaatatgagtgatcacagatcgagctcctttcttgcttaaactcttattggccaagttattagcaaatttagatattttgagtcaaagaataataacaagaagtgaaacgctgtcaaaaaaaacctaagtcggttgtcataaaaaacctaactctttaaatgtattggtaacattttgtttatatgtattggttttcaaaccactttcaccacactcctcaaacacacagagttgtaaaaaagcgaccttaaaaattataacaaaattttattacaattaaatttaagaatttaaacaattctcaaattatttaatttatatttgaccagaaaatattttataaatagataTTTCTGCTTATTATTCTAAAATGTCTgcaaaaaatgaatttatttgaattttttattaattttcaatacgaaattttacaaatgtgtttttttcagttttaatttcaacccccaaaaatttaatgtcaaaaaaatccataaaaaatatttttcgtttatgcaaaatatgcatGTTTCGGTTACTTTAATGgtttaaatttgtgtaaaaaaataaaagaatattatgtgtttgtgaaagaatgtgttagaattgcaattttcaagaaaaagttttgaagttaaatctctctctcaagtgtgttgaattcacatactacttgtatgtgagaagagagagaagttgttgttgtagaaaaattgagaggcttcccttcttgttattctttgttttgagtttttatataaaaaaacaattttttgtcagaaatatgagtgatcacatttctagctccttttcttgattaaacgcttatttcaccaaatttggccacatatagaatcagttatgtaggtttttattatgcaatacaaaaataatggtgtatatacttatacactattgttttattgaggggacgtattgatcttttatataaaaaaatcgattcttgttcagaaatatgagttttcTCATGAAATTCGACAATCGCTAACATGAACCATcttggttttaattagttcacgttaccgcgagtgcactgtattttgttgttgtgtcagcCATTAAAGTTGGGAGAGAgtaattatttttactctcAGTTACGCCTCTACTCTGTGCTTATGGTGTTCTATTTAGTATTGTTGCTTCGATGAGTTTATTCATCAGGTTTTTTACCTGAtgaattctaagtcgatcggtatactttaaggtgggacTAATTAttattgggcgttacaaacatctgcacaaacgcattatatcctccccactatggtggtgtagggtataataacgaACAAACTaatgtattaaattaaatgaaaatcagtatgCGTACTTACGCCATGGCGCGCCAATAGCGTTAAAATTATCACTCTTCGAATATGAAATCTTTAGAGAATATCGATTAGTAACATCAACATCATCTTCGATGCAAACCACAAATCTTtacaaaagaaacatttttgacAGATTATGTAAATGATTCAATATTAtcgattttctttaaaaaaccaaaaatcaaaaaaataacatCCTTAATTGTGTTtacttaaatttgtatttatcaaATGCTATCATTACAGTTATATGGTGACAATAATGTAACCTTCAACTCTCTGGAAGTGGCCAACGAATTGGAGAAAATAGTGGAAAGTTTTAAAGTAAAACATCCGGATTTTATGGGCATGAAAATAATATATGCCAAAAGGAATAAGGCCACAGTAGATGAAATGACACAACGTCTAACAACATTCAAACAACTGCAGTAAGTTTCAAGCAAAAAATCACAAACCTGTTactaaatctaaacaatttacAGTAATGCCAAGCCGAATTTTATAATAGGTTTCGATTTGATAGGACATGAAGATTCAGGAGATCCATTGCATAAATTTGCCAATGAATTGTCGGATTTGCCGGCAACTGCACACTTTTTCTTTCATGCTGGAGAGActagtaagttttttttttctagaagcttaaacaaaatatatgtacatatgtatgtctattttttattattattttttatatttccttAAAAGATTGGTATGGACGCACTGATTGGAATATGATGGATGCTTTGCTCTTAAATACCAAACGTATTGGACATGCTTTCGCCTTGCCCAAACATCCTCAATTGTGGTCTACTATTAAAAAACGTAATATAGCCATTGAGGTAAATCCCTTATCAAATCAAGTGTTGGGGTAtgtttgggatttgagaaatcaTCCGGCCGCATTTTTAATAGCCGAAAATTTTCCCATTGTCATATCGGCCGATGATCCGGGGGTGTGGAATGCCAAGGGTTTGAGCTATGATTTCTATTATGCTTTTATGGCTTTGGCACCAGCGGAGGCGGatttgaaatttcttaaacaattagctttaaattcattaaagtAGGGAGACATTTTTGCTTAATGTATTCTTCCTAAATTAATATTCTTTAACTTTGCAGATATTCCATACTTACTTCCGAGGAACGTCGCAAAATCAATCGGATTTTCCAAAAGAAATGGGAGGagtttatttacaatataatcaatatgaaattttaatttaataaaacttaattttattttatcaactAAATCTCAAAATTAAAACACTAGAAGTaagtaacaaatttatttaatttacacaaCATCTTTGGCATACCAGCCATGTAAACATTTTGGCACCGGTCCTGAGGTATGAAATACACATCTTCCTATTTCATTCCATGTTTTGGCACATAACACTAACAGGCCCACTTTGTTCTCATTGAAACCACCCCATACTATTGAGGCTAAAACGACACCATCATCTTCGTCGCGAGCATCGGGTGCAGGTACAAATATCGGTTCACTGGGGTAACAGTTGTCTTCGCACCATTTCTTACAGGTTTTATTAACCACATCAACTTTGATAATCTACAATGGAATTATAATTATGAAATTGAATGCGGAACTTCATTTCCCGATTAGGcgatatgattttttattattttatgaatcaTACTTACCGTTCCTGGATTATCAGCATCCACATCAGAGCTTATAGCATAAAAGTATTGATACTTTTTAGCtgaaagaaatattaaa
The nucleotide sequence above comes from Calliphora vicina chromosome 1, idCalVici1.1, whole genome shotgun sequence. Encoded proteins:
- the Adgf-D gene encoding adenosine deaminase 2, with product MLKSICSNILLLTMLLNVHLIVNTMELSYDALRNKIMEAERMSSLGGNLWLSSAEEKANSILMNAKKEEITEGFKDPTKYPPAMHFFQGKQYLRQSEVFRIIQKMPKGAFLHGHNKGMVSSKWVIANLTNLYNLYTCRDVSGLLIFTYDQSKCHSEVQNVCLERVNAEDKRLYEKQLEKHINMYSMHPESMITDRRKIWKRFENIFQTVDQLYKYQPAFCNYHKRLLEELCEDNIIYAEIRASLSPLYGDNNVTFNSLEVANELEKIVESFKVKHPDFMGMKIIYAKRNKATVDEMTQRLTTFKQLHNAKPNFIIGFDLIGHEDSGDPLHKFANELSDLPATAHFFFHAGETNWYGRTDWNMMDALLLNTKRIGHAFALPKHPQLWSTIKKRNIAIEVNPLSNQVLGYVWDLRNHPAAFLIAENFPIVISADDPGVWNAKGLSYDFYYAFMALAPAEADLKFLKQLALNSLKYSILTSEERRKINRIFQKKWEEFIYNIINMKF